In Candidatus Kerfeldbacteria bacterium, a single genomic region encodes these proteins:
- a CDS encoding tyrosine-type recombinase/integrase: MPKQKNQLPHLDDFLLNLQTNSYSEKTIYNYERDLGVFLVWLQEESSKPFTGLQRRDIELYKAYLVSRDRNTASGQTAPKRLNSYSINRMLSSFRTYLRFLIDNDYECPINPQMVKLTKTAKTHPQVAELADIVRLIEYPTIAEKKDKKVALRNRAILEVLFATGMRISELISLNKNQIDATGRIFIEGKGRKQRFVYLTDRGKRHIQEYLATRNDKFPALFIPYRGRHTKSGSDTRISPDYIQMKIKEYREALQINVPTSAHSLRHGFATYLAESGANPAAIQILLGHESLDTTTRYVNASDRYAEKTHKKYHPLEK, from the coding sequence ATGCCCAAACAAAAGAACCAACTACCCCATCTGGATGACTTCCTATTGAACCTCCAGACCAATAGCTACTCCGAAAAGACCATATACAACTATGAACGGGATTTGGGGGTATTCCTGGTATGGCTGCAGGAAGAGTCCTCCAAGCCCTTCACAGGCCTCCAGAGGCGCGATATTGAGCTGTACAAGGCCTATTTAGTGTCACGCGACAGGAACACCGCCAGTGGCCAAACAGCCCCTAAAAGGCTCAATTCTTACTCAATTAATCGAATGTTATCCAGTTTTCGCACATATTTGAGGTTTTTAATCGATAATGACTACGAATGCCCCATAAACCCCCAAATGGTGAAATTAACCAAAACAGCTAAAACCCACCCCCAGGTAGCAGAATTGGCAGATATTGTCCGATTGATCGAATATCCGACCATTGCTGAGAAGAAGGATAAGAAGGTAGCACTACGCAACCGAGCCATCCTTGAGGTCTTATTTGCCACTGGTATGCGTATCTCAGAATTGATATCCTTAAACAAGAACCAGATCGATGCCACGGGTAGAATTTTCATTGAAGGAAAAGGACGCAAGCAACGCTTCGTCTATCTCACTGATCGAGGGAAGCGGCACATCCAAGAATATCTCGCTACGCGAAATGATAAATTTCCCGCGCTCTTTATCCCCTACCGCGGCCGCCATACCAAGTCCGGTTCTGACACGCGTATCTCACCTGACTATATCCAGATGAAAATAAAAGAGTATCGTGAAGCATTGCAGATCAATGTGCCCACCTCAGCGCATAGTCTTCGTCATGGCTTCGCCACATACCTCGCCGAGTCCGGTGCCAACCCAGCCGCTATCCAAATCCTGCTTGGCCATGAGTCACTCGATACCACTACCCGCTACGTAAACGCTTCCGATCGTTACGCCGAAAAGACGCATAAAAAATATCATCCGTTGGAAAAATAA
- a CDS encoding class I SAM-dependent methyltransferase, translating into MKLKETFSTIPEQYDKARLDYPSQMFRDVIQYAGLKKSDPILEIGIGTGKASEPFVRRGNAYVANDISIGLVTIARRNLKRYRRVKYIIKPFENIKLPKNRFGLIFSAQTFHWIKPSTRFSKTHALLKPGGTLALMWNYNYYDRGIGKMALRLHKKYSRARGGKADAIIKQLKAHKQFTHVTLKEYQRNLHMTHQEYITMQTSFSWYLALSEKRKKQALADLKHIVSRFPKNIPIPIRTKLVMAKKK; encoded by the coding sequence ATGAAACTTAAAGAAACATTTAGCACCATCCCTGAGCAATACGACAAAGCACGGCTGGATTATCCCAGCCAGATGTTTCGCGATGTAATACAGTATGCAGGACTCAAGAAATCTGATCCAATCCTCGAAATCGGTATTGGCACGGGTAAAGCAAGCGAGCCGTTTGTTCGGCGTGGCAATGCGTATGTGGCGAACGATATTAGTATAGGACTGGTAACTATAGCCCGTCGGAACCTTAAACGCTATCGACGAGTCAAATACATTATCAAGCCGTTTGAAAATATTAAGCTCCCCAAAAACCGGTTTGGTTTAATATTTTCCGCTCAAACGTTTCACTGGATTAAACCGAGTACACGTTTCAGTAAAACACATGCACTGCTTAAACCAGGCGGCACGTTGGCCTTGATGTGGAATTACAATTATTACGACCGCGGCATCGGAAAAATGGCGCTGCGCCTGCATAAGAAGTATTCACGCGCTCGAGGCGGCAAAGCAGACGCAATTATTAAACAGCTCAAGGCGCATAAGCAGTTTACCCATGTCACACTTAAAGAATACCAGCGAAACCTCCATATGACCCACCAAGAGTATATAACGATGCAAACATCGTTTTCGTGGTATCTCGCGCTATCAGAAAAACGGAAAAAACAGGCACTGGCCGACCTTAAGCATATTGTTTCTCGTTTCCCAAAAAATATTCCGATACCCATTCGAACTAAGCTAGTGATGGCCAAAAAGAAATAA
- a CDS encoding DUF1905 domain-containing protein, with protein sequence MTSNTIYKFKGKVWVWQGEGAWHFVSLPKDKSTGIRKLYHGLTGGFGSLPVKVTIGKTTWKTSIFPESKAGQYMLPLKKDVRKAENFSEGDVITYKIQVLI encoded by the coding sequence ATGACTTCAAACACAATATATAAATTCAAAGGGAAAGTGTGGGTGTGGCAAGGCGAAGGCGCTTGGCACTTCGTGAGCTTACCCAAGGACAAGTCGACGGGAATCAGAAAGCTGTACCACGGGCTGACGGGTGGATTTGGATCATTGCCCGTGAAAGTAACGATTGGTAAAACGACGTGGAAAACATCGATTTTTCCAGAAAGTAAAGCTGGACAATATATGCTGCCACTGAAGAAAGATGTACGGAAAGCGGAAAACTTTAGTGAGGGTGATGTCATAACGTATAAAATACAAGTGCTAATTTAA
- a CDS encoding glutamate--tRNA ligase, translating into MASLASVVVRFAPSPTGFLHIGSLRTALFNWLWARKNNGKFILRIEDTDQTRLVPGAVENIQEALAWYGLDVDAGPFFQSQRLDLYRAAAERLIASGHAYYSFETADELTKLREVQRLQGIPIKYRSLSVASLTDAVIQEKIKAGEPYVVRLRVPEEGTTTFDDQVYGTVTVENARIDDQVLLKSDGFPTYHLANVVDDHDMEVTHVIRGEEWLPSTPKHMVLYAAFGWQPPTFCHLPLILGSDKAKLSKRHGAVPALEYRALGYTPKAILNFIALLGWNPKTEQEFFTIQELIEAFELEKLNKSSAVFDVKKLDWLNAHSIRTISPSELLEYARPFIGSYAEHKNILPALDAVRGRVTRLTDLVDDLKIFFEPIDWTNPSLIIAKGEDASQAIQSLTLAREIIRPLSFSELDRPAIVTLFKESIAQHQTSTKSLLWPLRVALSGRTNSPGFDELMLGLGKDETLQRIEKAILLLKK; encoded by the coding sequence ATGGCTTCATTAGCATCAGTTGTTGTCAGATTTGCCCCTTCGCCCACGGGATTTTTGCATATCGGCAGTCTACGCACGGCACTTTTTAATTGGCTGTGGGCGCGTAAAAACAACGGAAAATTTATTTTACGTATTGAGGATACTGACCAAACTCGATTAGTACCGGGCGCAGTTGAGAATATTCAGGAAGCACTGGCTTGGTATGGACTGGATGTTGACGCTGGTCCTTTTTTTCAATCTCAACGACTTGACCTGTATCGAGCAGCCGCGGAACGACTGATCGCATCTGGCCATGCCTACTACAGTTTTGAAACTGCTGACGAATTAACCAAACTTCGCGAGGTTCAACGTCTGCAAGGTATTCCCATTAAGTACCGTTCATTGTCGGTCGCGTCACTGACTGATGCTGTCATTCAAGAAAAAATAAAAGCCGGCGAGCCGTACGTTGTTCGACTGCGCGTGCCTGAAGAGGGCACAACAACATTTGACGATCAGGTGTACGGCACGGTTACGGTTGAGAACGCACGAATTGATGATCAGGTATTATTAAAAAGCGATGGCTTTCCCACCTACCATTTAGCAAATGTGGTTGACGATCATGATATGGAGGTGACGCATGTGATTCGCGGCGAGGAGTGGTTACCTTCGACGCCAAAACACATGGTTTTGTATGCGGCCTTTGGTTGGCAACCGCCGACATTTTGTCATTTGCCGCTCATATTAGGAAGTGACAAAGCGAAATTATCAAAACGGCATGGCGCCGTGCCCGCGCTTGAATATCGAGCGCTTGGGTACACCCCGAAAGCGATTTTGAATTTTATCGCATTGCTTGGCTGGAATCCGAAAACAGAGCAAGAGTTTTTTACAATTCAAGAATTAATCGAAGCCTTTGAATTAGAGAAATTAAATAAATCAAGCGCCGTTTTTGATGTGAAAAAGTTAGACTGGCTGAATGCTCATTCGATTCGCACCATTTCACCGTCTGAATTATTAGAATACGCACGTCCGTTTATCGGTTCGTACGCTGAGCATAAAAATATTTTGCCAGCGCTTGACGCTGTTCGCGGAAGAGTAACCCGATTGACTGATTTAGTGGACGATTTAAAGATTTTCTTTGAGCCGATCGATTGGACCAACCCGTCATTGATTATCGCGAAAGGGGAGGATGCGTCACAGGCAATCCAATCATTGACCCTTGCTCGAGAGATTATTAGACCTCTATCATTTAGTGAACTCGATCGACCGGCCATCGTCACACTTTTCAAAGAATCCATTGCTCAGCACCAGACCTCCACTAAATCGTTGCTATGGCCACTGCGTGTGGCTCTGAGCGGCCGGACGAACAGCCCTGGATTTGATGAACTGATGCTCGGCTTAGGCAAGGACGAAACGCTACAGCGGATTGAAAAAGCCATCCTGCTATTGAAAAAATAA
- a CDS encoding DUF4342 domain-containing protein, producing MTDEKTFKEEIKVTGEQLVETVKKLVHEANVRKLIIKDDKGNQILEIPVSFASVGTIILPMLAAVGALAALLTNCSIDVVKSK from the coding sequence ATGACTGACGAAAAAACTTTTAAAGAAGAAATTAAGGTAACGGGCGAACAACTCGTAGAAACAGTGAAGAAGCTGGTGCACGAAGCAAACGTTCGCAAGCTGATCATCAAAGACGACAAAGGGAATCAAATATTGGAAATACCGGTAAGCTTTGCTTCAGTCGGGACGATTATATTGCCCATGTTAGCAGCTGTTGGAGCTTTAGCTGCATTACTGACGAATTGCTCAATAGACGTCGTCAAAAGCAAATAA
- a CDS encoding VCBS repeat domain-containing M23 family metallopeptidase: MLQIKTIALTILVAAGLFMGAHVCAAETRDIIFPVLGDTRFSNDFGAPRSGGRTHEGNDIMGMKHQPLVAAVDGTVHYVAYPEPYYGYAVFLEDAAGYEYWYLHINNDTYGTDDGNGGGMSAYAPDILRGNPIQRGQLIGWMGDSGNAESTVSHLHFEIHAPDGSIINPFDSLSSALHLGSATVPPPLENEIVPFDRFMGGGSIAYGELNGKFAGEEIIVGAAAGGGPQVRMYAQNGTLLGGFFAFPESFRGGVDVAAGDFNNDGIDEIIAAAGPGGGPQVRIFTADAKVRGQFMAYAPSFRGGVNVAAADLTGDGIAEIITGAGPGGAPHVRVMTHGGAHISQFFPYATTFRGGVTVDAAEATEAAPALIVTGPGIGGGAHVRLFDSKGNHYGQFFPYDSSFRGGVNVAIANMDSGSLEPEVLVAPASRGGPQFRLYSIQGGLIQDYNAYEPWWRGGYQIAGSTDTASVVTTKSSRRTSIRELFSPY, from the coding sequence ATGTTACAAATAAAAACAATAGCCCTGACCATACTGGTTGCGGCAGGTTTATTCATGGGCGCGCACGTTTGTGCGGCAGAAACACGAGATATAATCTTTCCCGTATTAGGCGATACTCGTTTTTCAAATGACTTTGGCGCACCTCGATCAGGCGGACGTACGCATGAGGGAAATGATATTATGGGCATGAAGCATCAGCCGCTCGTTGCAGCTGTCGATGGAACGGTTCATTATGTCGCCTACCCAGAACCATATTATGGGTATGCGGTTTTTCTCGAGGACGCGGCTGGTTATGAATACTGGTATTTACATATTAATAATGATACCTACGGAACCGACGATGGAAACGGTGGCGGGATGAGTGCGTATGCACCAGATATCCTGCGTGGCAATCCGATACAGCGAGGCCAACTCATCGGCTGGATGGGAGACTCGGGTAATGCGGAGTCAACCGTTTCCCATCTGCATTTTGAAATCCACGCTCCCGATGGAAGTATTATTAACCCTTTTGATTCACTGTCCAGCGCGCTCCACCTTGGTTCAGCCACAGTTCCTCCCCCATTAGAAAATGAGATTGTTCCCTTTGACCGATTTATGGGTGGCGGTTCAATCGCTTATGGAGAGCTGAATGGCAAATTTGCCGGAGAAGAAATTATCGTCGGTGCAGCCGCCGGTGGCGGACCGCAGGTGCGTATGTACGCGCAAAATGGAACACTTCTCGGCGGGTTTTTTGCATTTCCTGAATCTTTTCGCGGTGGCGTAGACGTGGCGGCTGGAGATTTCAATAACGACGGCATTGATGAAATTATTGCTGCGGCCGGTCCGGGCGGTGGCCCGCAGGTGCGTATCTTCACCGCCGATGCAAAAGTACGCGGGCAATTTATGGCATATGCTCCATCCTTTCGCGGTGGTGTAAATGTGGCTGCGGCAGATCTCACCGGAGATGGAATTGCGGAAATCATTACTGGCGCCGGTCCGGGTGGGGCGCCGCACGTCCGAGTCATGACACATGGTGGCGCACACATCAGTCAATTTTTTCCGTATGCCACGACTTTTCGCGGTGGCGTAACAGTAGATGCTGCTGAAGCTACTGAGGCAGCGCCCGCACTGATTGTGACTGGCCCTGGCATCGGTGGCGGAGCTCACGTCAGATTATTTGATAGCAAAGGCAACCACTATGGGCAGTTTTTTCCGTACGATAGCTCATTTCGCGGTGGCGTAAACGTTGCCATTGCCAATATGGATTCCGGATCGCTTGAACCCGAGGTTTTAGTCGCCCCGGCATCCCGCGGTGGACCTCAATTTCGCTTGTATTCAATACAAGGCGGTTTAATACAGGATTATAATGCATACGAGCCGTGGTGGCGTGGCGGATACCAGATTGCCGGTAGTACTGACACGGCCAGCGTAGTAACAACTAAATCATCCCGACGTACATCAATCCGAGAACTATTTTCTCCTTATTAA
- a CDS encoding class I SAM-dependent methyltransferase — translation MQSYWNKQHEIYSKADWINQPSLFAEWCLQFFPPSGTLLDMGGGQGQDAKYFAEKGYQVTLIDSAETALIKAQERMLRTSNNIRIQHHDISKRLPYLENTFDVVYAHLSLHYFDTTTTYEIFNDIHRVLKTGGICAFLVNSQSDPEFRSGIPIEPGFLDVDTVQKRFFDITMAMQFTRQFQTIMVDARGETYKDRLTDNHNLIRYVGRK, via the coding sequence ATGCAATCCTACTGGAACAAACAGCACGAAATCTATAGTAAAGCGGATTGGATTAATCAGCCGTCGCTTTTTGCTGAATGGTGTCTGCAGTTTTTCCCACCCTCTGGGACTCTACTTGATATGGGGGGCGGGCAAGGACAGGACGCCAAATACTTTGCGGAAAAGGGGTACCAGGTTACTTTGATTGACTCAGCCGAAACGGCACTGATAAAAGCGCAGGAAAGAATGCTTCGTACCTCAAACAACATTCGCATTCAGCACCATGATATCAGCAAGCGGCTGCCGTATTTGGAAAATACATTTGATGTGGTATATGCCCATTTATCATTACACTACTTTGACACGACAACCACCTATGAAATTTTTAATGATATTCATCGGGTTTTAAAAACAGGTGGTATTTGTGCCTTCCTAGTAAATTCACAGAGCGACCCGGAGTTTCGTAGTGGCATTCCAATCGAGCCGGGTTTCCTCGACGTTGATACTGTTCAAAAACGATTTTTTGACATTACTATGGCAATGCAATTTACTCGCCAATTCCAGACTATTATGGTCGATGCACGAGGTGAAACGTACAAAGATCGCTTAACTGACAACCACAATCTCATACGCTATGTCGGCAGAAAATAA
- a CDS encoding GNAT family N-acetyltransferase yields MQIIKATLEHKSPALILLDEFRTHVMHQEDPNTTAVSTDAVHKGGTVYDEVVQSKSGAIFLAQDGDQYVGIVTIYRFPRVRAGTYYAEIEEMFVQPAYHGKGIAQQLVKAATAWAKENGAETITTKSGEKLARAHAFYQKMGFKVYGKAFKKQF; encoded by the coding sequence ATGCAAATAATCAAAGCGACACTAGAACATAAATCCCCCGCGCTTATATTACTGGACGAATTCCGGACGCATGTCATGCACCAAGAAGATCCAAACACCACAGCGGTTTCAACTGACGCAGTACACAAAGGTGGCACCGTATATGACGAAGTGGTTCAGTCAAAGAGCGGTGCGATATTTCTAGCACAAGATGGTGACCAGTACGTCGGTATCGTAACTATCTATCGTTTTCCCCGCGTGCGTGCAGGAACGTATTACGCTGAGATTGAGGAAATGTTTGTCCAACCAGCGTATCATGGTAAAGGCATAGCACAGCAACTCGTAAAAGCGGCCACCGCTTGGGCTAAAGAAAACGGCGCTGAGACGATTACCACCAAGAGCGGTGAAAAACTAGCGCGGGCCCACGCCTTTTACCAAAAAATGGGATTTAAGGTGTACGGTAAGGCGTTTAAAAAACAATTCTAA
- a CDS encoding peptidoglycan DD-metalloendopeptidase family protein translates to MALYGNIKKNHYLVVLGVLTIVLVGFFGWSWNSFAQTAGDNQSDESVTALNAEIDAKRKEVEELNKRAQIYEDTVKAKQKEASTLQNQLSLIDVQVEQTQNDIERITAEIEALNLELEQLAVNIADKTVELQSSQEVLAQYLRLIHRYDQQTYLEILMTNKSFSEFFDNFQYTQKLQADVEQALVATRTMRDELALQEKEKSDKKSELSQLSDKLTGSVADLGNQKDYKTTLLADTKEDEATYQVLLAEAKREQDSAQADIRSLESKARSQLEEEGVDLSADTQLIWPVAPLKGISAYFHDPSYPFRHIFEHPAIDIPAPQGTPIRAADNGYVVRAKNAGMGYSYIMLVHNDQFTTVYGHVSRIDVTEEEYVVRGQQIGLVGGLPGTPGAGGLTTGPHLHFEVRSNGIPVNPLDYLPGY, encoded by the coding sequence ATGGCTCTCTACGGTAATATAAAGAAAAATCATTATTTAGTCGTACTTGGGGTACTCACCATAGTCTTGGTGGGCTTCTTCGGTTGGAGCTGGAATTCATTTGCGCAGACAGCGGGGGATAACCAGTCAGATGAATCCGTAACCGCCTTGAATGCAGAAATTGACGCGAAGCGGAAGGAAGTCGAAGAGCTAAACAAACGGGCTCAAATTTATGAAGATACGGTCAAGGCTAAACAGAAGGAGGCATCAACTCTACAAAATCAGCTCTCATTGATTGATGTACAAGTAGAGCAGACCCAGAATGATATCGAGCGGATTACGGCGGAGATAGAGGCACTTAATCTTGAACTTGAACAGTTAGCCGTCAATATCGCTGACAAGACAGTTGAGCTGCAGAGTAGCCAAGAGGTATTGGCTCAGTATTTGCGATTAATACATCGCTATGATCAGCAGACATACCTCGAGATACTCATGACAAACAAGTCTTTTTCTGAATTCTTTGATAATTTTCAGTATACCCAAAAACTGCAAGCTGACGTTGAGCAAGCGCTGGTTGCGACACGAACAATGCGCGATGAATTAGCCTTGCAAGAAAAAGAAAAGTCAGATAAAAAATCAGAGTTATCGCAACTGTCCGACAAACTGACTGGAAGCGTCGCTGATTTAGGTAATCAAAAAGATTACAAAACGACCCTGTTAGCCGATACTAAAGAAGATGAAGCAACGTATCAAGTTTTATTGGCAGAAGCAAAACGCGAGCAGGATTCAGCGCAAGCCGACATTCGTTCATTAGAATCAAAAGCTCGGTCGCAGCTGGAAGAAGAAGGGGTTGACCTAAGTGCCGACACACAGTTGATATGGCCCGTTGCACCTCTTAAAGGTATTTCTGCATATTTTCATGATCCAAGTTATCCATTTCGTCACATCTTCGAACATCCAGCAATCGATATTCCAGCTCCACAGGGTACGCCGATCCGTGCCGCGGATAATGGGTATGTTGTCCGTGCTAAAAATGCCGGGATGGGCTACAGCTATATCATGCTGGTGCATAATGATCAATTCACGACTGTGTACGGCCATGTTTCCCGTATTGACGTGACGGAAGAGGAGTACGTGGTTCGTGGCCAACAAATCGGGTTAGTAGGTGGTTTGCCAGGCACTCCAGGCGCTGGCGGTCTTACCACAGGACCACATCTTCACTTCGAGGTACGCTCAAATGGTATTCCAGTTAATCCATTGGATTATTTGCCAGGCTACTAA
- a CDS encoding macro domain-containing protein, protein MKEKIALVQGDITAVEADAIVNPANSELVHGGGLAGVLATAGGEQIQEDSDQIGPIAIGEAAVTRAGKLKCTYLIHAASMSLGGRTSETTLRAALTNAYRRASELNIQTIAFPSVGTGYGGYPVEKAAQIQMECAHDFLSSHPNFQKITFVLHSADDFQAFQSAYNSSFNSSDHGI, encoded by the coding sequence ATGAAAGAAAAAATAGCTTTAGTACAGGGGGATATTACTGCAGTTGAAGCGGATGCGATAGTCAATCCGGCAAATAGTGAGTTGGTTCATGGCGGCGGTTTAGCAGGAGTGCTGGCCACAGCAGGAGGCGAACAGATCCAAGAGGACTCCGATCAGATTGGCCCGATCGCAATCGGTGAAGCAGCTGTGACGAGGGCAGGCAAGCTTAAGTGCACATACCTTATTCATGCCGCCTCAATGTCCTTGGGTGGTCGTACGAGTGAAACGACTTTGCGAGCAGCGCTAACTAACGCGTATCGCCGCGCATCCGAATTGAATATTCAAACCATCGCTTTTCCCTCCGTGGGTACGGGGTATGGGGGATATCCTGTAGAAAAAGCCGCTCAAATACAGATGGAGTGCGCGCACGATTTTCTTAGCTCGCATCCAAACTTTCAAAAAATTACTTTTGTGTTGCATTCCGCTGACGATTTTCAGGCTTTTCAGTCGGCGTATAATTCATCATTTAACAGCAGCGATCATGGTATATAA
- a CDS encoding amino acid permease: MVYNKKFFFALATFIGTIVGVGIYGLPYVGAQAGFLLLVSFLLLAAIIVFVVNRMLASIAVHTPGLHQLPGYAQTYLGPWAKRAALVIKVLSFYGTLLSYLIIGGQFLANLLSGPDILYTFIFFIVAALLIWRGARSIGPVELILMSLLILLVILLLVFGFSSIEATNLKPINWSYAFLPYGVALFAMWGASIIPELKEELAGDLKKLTRIIIVGLSTCLALYLVFSFLVIGISGPATSENAIAGLTSALGGDIVKFGYLLGVITTFSSFTTLGMTTHKLFWYDYKIPKFWSWLLAMFVPLTLFIIGLQDFIAIISITGAIMLGLDGILVALVFIAMKRKQGSSRLTAYSMLSAVLMVCLLIGVILEITKPS; this comes from the coding sequence ATGGTATATAATAAAAAGTTCTTTTTTGCACTCGCAACGTTTATTGGTACCATCGTTGGTGTGGGTATTTATGGATTACCGTACGTTGGCGCGCAGGCGGGATTTTTACTATTGGTCAGTTTTTTATTACTTGCCGCTATTATTGTTTTTGTCGTTAATCGGATGCTGGCATCAATCGCGGTTCATACTCCGGGACTGCACCAGCTACCCGGCTATGCTCAGACATATCTTGGTCCATGGGCGAAGCGCGCTGCGTTGGTTATTAAAGTGTTGTCATTTTATGGAACGCTTTTAAGCTACCTAATTATTGGCGGCCAGTTTTTAGCAAACTTGTTGAGTGGACCTGACATTTTGTATACGTTTATATTTTTTATTGTTGCCGCTCTCTTGATTTGGCGCGGAGCTCGCTCTATCGGGCCGGTAGAATTAATTCTTATGAGTCTTCTCATTTTGTTGGTTATTTTGTTGCTTGTGTTTGGATTTAGTTCCATTGAAGCAACAAATTTGAAACCGATTAACTGGTCCTACGCATTTCTACCATACGGCGTCGCACTATTCGCCATGTGGGGAGCGTCCATTATTCCTGAACTCAAGGAGGAATTAGCAGGGGATTTGAAAAAGTTAACTCGCATTATAATAGTTGGCTTGTCTACGTGTCTCGCCTTGTACTTAGTTTTTTCATTTTTAGTCATTGGCATTAGCGGTCCAGCTACAAGCGAAAACGCAATCGCAGGTCTTACGAGCGCGCTTGGCGGAGATATAGTTAAATTTGGTTATTTGCTTGGCGTGATAACAACCTTTTCTTCATTTACCACGCTTGGTATGACTACGCATAAACTCTTTTGGTACGACTACAAGATACCAAAGTTTTGGTCATGGTTGCTTGCCATGTTTGTTCCCCTTACGTTATTTATTATTGGTTTACAGGACTTTATTGCCATTATTAGCATAACCGGTGCTATCATGCTGGGACTAGACGGTATTTTAGTTGCTTTGGTATTTATTGCTATGAAGCGTAAGCAAGGATCTAGCCGTCTTACGGCTTATTCGATGTTAAGCGCTGTTTTGATGGTTTGTTTGCTGATTGGGGTGATTCTTGAAATAACTAAACCTTCCTAA
- a CDS encoding inositol monophosphatase: protein MQYQTFITKLARQAGGIMRKHFSDEITKDWKKDSTPITIADKQINALVVRSIRKSFPTHGILAEEGGSLRKEAEYIWVCDPIDGTLPYSHAIPTSTFSLALVHDGEPIIGALYDPFMDRLYYAEKNKGATLNHRRIRVSTSRTINRKVIGSVVWPSAPMNLVKVNDLLFRNGAYAINAVVTTYFGMLVASGQLIANIFPGKNPWDTAAQKIIIEEAGGIVTDFYGHEQRYDRPTKGIIAANNATVHRKLLSLMQK, encoded by the coding sequence ATGCAGTACCAGACGTTTATTACCAAGCTCGCCCGCCAAGCCGGTGGTATTATGCGGAAACATTTTTCAGATGAAATCACTAAAGACTGGAAAAAAGACTCTACGCCAATTACTATTGCCGACAAACAGATTAATGCGTTAGTGGTTCGTTCAATTCGTAAATCATTTCCCACACACGGTATTCTTGCAGAGGAAGGCGGCAGTCTGAGAAAGGAAGCGGAATACATCTGGGTGTGCGATCCGATAGATGGCACACTCCCCTATTCGCATGCCATACCGACCAGCACGTTTTCATTAGCACTAGTGCATGATGGTGAACCGATTATTGGCGCGCTGTATGATCCGTTTATGGATCGACTCTACTATGCAGAGAAAAACAAAGGCGCTACTCTCAACCACCGGCGCATCCGAGTGTCAACGTCCCGCACTATCAATCGCAAAGTAATCGGATCAGTCGTCTGGCCCAGTGCACCAATGAATTTGGTCAAAGTTAATGATCTTCTTTTCCGTAATGGCGCTTATGCGATTAATGCCGTGGTCACTACGTATTTTGGCATGCTGGTTGCTAGCGGACAGCTGATTGCTAATATTTTTCCTGGAAAAAATCCCTGGGATACCGCTGCCCAAAAAATCATTATCGAAGAAGCGGGTGGCATAGTCACTGATTTTTATGGCCACGAACAACGTTATGATCGCCCAACCAAAGGAATCATCGCAGCAAACAATGCGACTGTACATCGGAAACTTTTATCACTGATGCAAAAGTAA